One window of the Janthinobacterium sp. PAMC25594 genome contains the following:
- a CDS encoding TIGR03016 family PEP-CTERM system-associated outer membrane protein: MAITTSRRVPLPLLPLLSLLLPLPAFAVDWLVKPSLRLRESYTDNATRAPPGQAQSDFITEIAPAIALIGTGPRLRVNLDYSWHKYLSGQRGNSDNHDLHAAADAEVMQDWFFIDANASVSRRNISPFGPQLIDDLPDTDNTSTVRTTSISPYLRHRFRGLATAELRYTRNTVASGGDLLSVHSDEMELLLSGEPRGQGWSWNASHDVRRTQDSKLAPVRMQRSSVGLRYPFSRKWAATASGGMEKEGYISSNGKAPEGRFWSLGGVWTPSPRTSVAFSTGKRFFGHTYSLDANFLQRHTNWQLSYSEDITTMPTQFARLGDLDAGQLLDQLWRGIFPNARDRRLRINAFLRYANSLGPERGAINYFSHRYFLEEQLKLTMARATAKSTMVVGVTAVDRTAQTASGIDSALLPGMEFGSEDRTRQIGANVGWNWQASARTSVNVNAGYAGVRSLSVPRRDNNITVTAGYSRILQPNMTASIDVRHTRHASNYGGDYRENGVSATLTMQF; encoded by the coding sequence ATGGCTATTACGACTAGCCGCCGGGTTCCGCTGCCGCTGCTGCCCTTGCTGTCCCTGCTGCTGCCCCTGCCGGCCTTTGCTGTCGACTGGCTGGTCAAGCCCTCGCTGCGCCTGCGCGAAAGCTATACGGACAATGCCACGCGCGCGCCGCCCGGCCAGGCGCAATCGGACTTCATCACGGAAATCGCGCCCGCCATCGCCCTCATCGGCACGGGCCCGCGCCTGCGCGTGAACCTCGATTACAGCTGGCACAAATACCTCTCCGGGCAGCGCGGCAATAGCGACAACCACGACTTGCACGCCGCAGCCGACGCCGAGGTGATGCAGGACTGGTTCTTCATCGATGCCAACGCCAGCGTGAGCCGGCGCAACATCTCGCCGTTCGGCCCGCAATTGATCGATGATCTGCCCGACACGGACAATACCAGCACGGTGCGCACCACCAGCATCAGCCCCTACCTGCGCCACCGCTTCCGCGGCCTGGCCACGGCCGAGCTGCGCTACACGCGCAATACGGTAGCCAGCGGCGGCGATCTGCTGTCCGTGCACAGCGATGAAATGGAATTGCTGCTCAGCGGCGAACCGCGCGGCCAGGGCTGGTCCTGGAACGCCAGCCACGATGTGCGCCGCACGCAGGACAGCAAGCTGGCGCCCGTGCGCATGCAGCGCAGCAGCGTGGGCCTGCGCTATCCGTTCAGCAGAAAATGGGCGGCCACGGCCAGCGGCGGCATGGAAAAGGAAGGCTATATCTCGAGCAACGGCAAGGCGCCGGAAGGCCGTTTCTGGTCGCTGGGCGGCGTGTGGACGCCGTCGCCGCGCACCAGCGTGGCCTTCAGCACGGGCAAGCGCTTTTTTGGCCACACCTACAGCCTCGATGCCAACTTCCTGCAGCGCCATACCAACTGGCAACTGAGCTACAGCGAAGACATCACCACCATGCCCACGCAGTTTGCGCGCCTGGGCGACCTCGATGCGGGCCAGCTGCTCGATCAATTATGGCGCGGCATCTTTCCCAACGCGCGCGACAGGCGCTTGCGCATCAATGCCTTCCTGCGCTACGCCAACAGCCTGGGGCCGGAACGGGGCGCCATCAATTACTTCAGCCACCGTTATTTCCTGGAAGAGCAGCTGAAGCTGACGATGGCGCGCGCCACGGCCAAAAGCACGATGGTCGTCGGCGTCACGGCCGTCGACCGCACGGCGCAAACGGCCAGCGGCATCGACAGCGCCTTGCTGCCCGGCATGGAGTTCGGCAGCGAAGACCGCACGCGCCAGATCGGCGCCAACGTCGGCTGGAACTGGCAAGCCAGTGCGCGCACCAGCGTGAATGTCAATGCCGGCTACGCCGGCGTGCGCTCGCTGAGCGTGCCCCGGCGCGACAACAACATCACCGTGACGGCCGGCTACAGCCGCATCCTGCAGCCGAACATGACGGCCAGCATCGACGTGCGGCATACGCGGCACGCCAGCAACTACGGCGGCGATTACCGCGAAAACGGCGTCAGCGCCACGCTCACCATGCAATTCTAA
- a CDS encoding XrtA/PEP-CTERM system exopolysaccharide export protein: protein MNPFRRAFVCHTLLLACTSSLLGGCRTRYPLAPADDSAPMHDYLIGPGDSVNIIVWRNPEVSLTVAVRPDGKITTPLVEDLTASGKTSTQLARDIEQALGKFIQQPVVTVIVTNFSGPYGEQIRVIGEAAKPQALPYRLGMSLMDVLIAVGGITDFAAGNKASIIRMRDGNQQQLGVRLDDLLKSGDISANVMMRPGDVLLIPESFF from the coding sequence ATGAATCCGTTTCGCCGTGCATTTGTATGCCACACGCTGCTCCTGGCCTGTACCAGCAGCTTGCTGGGGGGCTGCCGCACCCGCTATCCGCTGGCGCCCGCCGACGACAGCGCCCCCATGCACGACTACCTGATCGGCCCGGGCGACTCCGTCAACATCATCGTCTGGCGCAATCCGGAAGTGTCGCTGACGGTGGCTGTGCGGCCCGATGGCAAGATCACCACGCCGCTGGTGGAGGATTTGACCGCCAGCGGCAAGACCTCGACCCAGCTGGCGCGCGATATCGAGCAAGCCTTGGGCAAGTTTATCCAGCAACCGGTGGTGACGGTCATCGTCACCAATTTCTCGGGCCCGTATGGCGAGCAGATCCGGGTCATCGGCGAGGCGGCCAAGCCGCAGGCGCTGCCGTACCGCCTGGGCATGTCGCTGATGGACGTGCTCATCGCCGTGGGCGGCATCACTGACTTTGCCGCCGGCAACAAGGCCAGCATCATCCGCATGCGCGACGGCAACCAGCAGCAGCTGGGCGTGCGCCTGGACGACCTGCTCAAGAGTGGCGATATTTCCGCGAACGTCATGATGCGGCCGGGCGACGTGCTGCTGATACCGGAGAGCTTTTTTTAG
- the wecB gene encoding non-hydrolyzing UDP-N-acetylglucosamine 2-epimerase, translating into MSDRSLPSAAPAHLLCVVAARPNLMKMAPILAALARQAPAVRVTLLHTGQHYDAAMNSQLFTDLDLRAPDISLDVGSGNHAQQTAEIMRRFDAVLDAHPPLAPDGVLVVGDVNSTLACALVAAKRDIPVIHVEAGLRSGDRRMPEEINRVLTDQLSSLLLTSEESARDNLLREGIAPERIHFTGNVMIDSLRRQLPRAVKPETTLRPHGHACPPAYGLLTLHRPSNVDDPAQLAALLQALGQLSCQLPLLFPIHPRTLAGLRLAGLEPLLARQAIVCLPPLGYLEMLGLMQGARLVLTDSGGIQEESTALGVPCLTLRDNTERPVTVRAGTNTLAGTQPATILALARGILETGGKRGRIPPLWDGHAAERIAAVIAPWLAARPGTP; encoded by the coding sequence ATGTCCGATCGTTCGCTACCGTCCGCCGCGCCCGCGCACCTGCTGTGCGTGGTGGCCGCGCGCCCCAACCTGATGAAGATGGCGCCCATCCTGGCCGCCCTGGCGCGCCAGGCGCCCGCCGTGCGCGTAACCTTATTGCATACCGGCCAACATTACGATGCGGCCATGAATAGCCAGCTGTTTACGGATCTGGACCTGCGCGCACCCGACATATCGCTCGACGTCGGCTCCGGCAACCATGCGCAGCAGACGGCCGAGATCATGCGCCGCTTCGACGCCGTGCTCGACGCGCATCCGCCGCTGGCGCCCGATGGCGTGCTGGTGGTGGGCGACGTCAATTCCACCCTGGCGTGCGCACTGGTGGCGGCCAAGCGCGACATCCCCGTGATCCACGTCGAGGCGGGCCTGCGCAGCGGCGACCGGCGCATGCCCGAGGAAATCAACCGCGTGCTGACGGATCAATTATCAAGCCTGCTGCTGACCAGCGAAGAAAGCGCGCGCGACAACCTGCTGCGCGAAGGCATCGCCCCCGAACGCATCCATTTCACGGGCAACGTCATGATCGACAGCCTGCGGCGGCAACTGCCGCGCGCAGTCAAGCCCGAAACCACCCTGCGCCCCCACGGCCACGCCTGCCCGCCCGCGTATGGCCTGTTGACCTTGCACCGGCCGTCGAACGTCGATGATCCGGCGCAACTCGCAGCGCTGCTGCAGGCGCTTGGGCAATTGTCATGCCAGCTGCCGCTGCTGTTTCCCATCCACCCGCGCACCCTGGCAGGCTTGCGTCTGGCGGGCCTGGAACCATTGCTGGCGCGGCAGGCCATCGTCTGCCTGCCGCCGCTGGGCTACCTGGAAATGCTGGGCCTGATGCAGGGCGCGCGCCTGGTGCTGACCGATTCCGGCGGCATCCAGGAAGAAAGCACGGCCCTGGGCGTGCCTTGCCTGACCCTGCGCGACAATACGGAGCGCCCCGTCACCGTCCGCGCCGGCACGAATACCCTGGCCGGCACGCAGCCGGCCACCATTCTGGCGCTGGCGCGGGGCATCTTGGAGACGGGCGGCAAGCGGGGCCGCATTCCGCCCCTGTGGGATGGCCACGCAGCCGAGCGCATCGCCGCCGTCATCGCCCCCTGGCTGGCGGCGCGCCCGGGCACGCCATGA
- a CDS encoding XrtA system polysaccharide deacetylase gives MTPPAILRNALTIDVEDYFQVSAFAPHIARADWPRLECRVEANIERILLLLESRRIHATFFTLGWIAERYPAMLRRVADAGHEVASHGYAHLRASGQSAAQFADDVRRSKTILEQLTGLPVHGYRAPSFSIGAANLWAFDVLQEAGYRYSSSIYPIRHDHYGMPDAPRFAWRPRGPHGMLELPVSTVRLRGRNLPAGGGGYFRLMPYALSRWLLRRINSRDGQAGIFYFHPWELDPGQPRPPGLSAKTRFRHYLNLGRMEARLARLTGDFPWDRMDRIFLEST, from the coding sequence ATGACGCCGCCAGCCATACTACGCAACGCGCTGACCATCGACGTGGAAGACTATTTCCAGGTGTCCGCCTTCGCGCCGCACATCGCGCGCGCCGACTGGCCCCGCCTGGAATGCCGGGTCGAGGCGAATATCGAACGTATCTTGCTGCTGCTGGAAAGCCGGCGCATCCACGCCACTTTTTTTACATTGGGCTGGATTGCCGAGCGCTATCCGGCCATGCTGCGCCGCGTGGCCGACGCGGGGCACGAAGTGGCCAGCCACGGCTATGCGCACCTGCGCGCCAGCGGCCAGTCGGCCGCCCAGTTCGCCGACGATGTGCGGCGCAGCAAGACCATCCTGGAACAGTTGACGGGGCTGCCCGTGCACGGCTATCGGGCGCCCAGCTTTTCCATCGGCGCGGCCAACCTGTGGGCCTTCGACGTGCTGCAGGAAGCGGGCTACCGCTACAGTTCCAGCATCTATCCGATCCGCCACGACCATTACGGCATGCCCGATGCACCGCGCTTCGCCTGGCGCCCACGGGGGCCGCACGGCATGCTGGAATTGCCTGTCAGCACAGTGCGCTTGCGCGGGCGCAACCTGCCGGCCGGCGGCGGCGGTTACTTCAGATTGATGCCGTATGCACTGTCGCGCTGGCTTTTGCGACGCATCAATTCGCGCGACGGGCAAGCTGGCATATTCTATTTTCATCCCTGGGAACTCGATCCCGGCCAGCCGCGCCCGCCGGGCCTGAGCGCGAAGACGCGCTTTCGCCACTACCTGAACCTGGGGCGCATGGAAGCGCGGCTGGCGCGCCTGACGGGCGACTTCCCCTGGGACCGCATGGACCGTATTTTTTTGGAAAGCACATGA
- a CDS encoding serine protease — translation MKSPPLTFSAVLLSGLLLAVASAPCRADQALAQVIARVKPSVVGVGSLQATRTPPMNFLGTGFVAGDGLSVLTCAHVVQKLLDASPDESIGILTGQGEAAQFRPARIQAVDTEHDLALLRLAGAPLPALALGDAATVREGQAMAFTGFPLGTLLGLHHVTHRATVSSLTPVVRPSATAQRLDTRRLAQLQKAPYTVFQLDATAYPGSSGSPLFDPETGIVYGIVNMVYVKGLKEAAITAPSGITYAIPGSHMQAILLKNK, via the coding sequence ATGAAATCCCCGCCGTTGACATTCTCCGCCGTCCTGCTGTCCGGTTTGCTCCTGGCTGTGGCCAGCGCGCCCTGCCGCGCCGACCAAGCCCTGGCGCAAGTCATTGCGCGCGTGAAGCCGTCCGTCGTCGGCGTGGGCAGCCTGCAGGCGACGCGCACGCCGCCCATGAATTTCCTCGGCACGGGTTTCGTGGCGGGCGACGGCTTGAGCGTGCTGACCTGCGCCCATGTGGTTCAGAAATTGCTCGACGCCAGTCCGGACGAATCCATCGGCATACTCACGGGCCAGGGCGAGGCGGCGCAATTTCGCCCCGCCAGAATCCAGGCGGTGGACACCGAACACGACCTGGCCTTGCTGCGCCTGGCTGGCGCACCGCTGCCGGCCCTGGCGCTGGGCGACGCGGCCACGGTGCGCGAAGGCCAGGCCATGGCCTTTACCGGGTTTCCGCTGGGTACCTTACTGGGTCTGCACCACGTCACGCACCGCGCCACCGTATCGTCGCTGACGCCGGTGGTCAGGCCCAGCGCCACCGCGCAGCGCCTCGACACCCGGCGCCTGGCGCAACTGCAAAAAGCGCCGTACACGGTGTTCCAGCTGGACGCGACGGCGTATCCGGGCAGCAGCGGCAGCCCCCTGTTCGATCCCGAGACCGGCATCGTCTACGGCATCGTCAACATGGTGTATGTCAAGGGCCTGAAAGAGGCGGCCATCACCGCGCCCAGCGGTATCACCTACGCGATTCCGGGCAGCCACATGCAGGCGATCTTGCTGAAAAATAAATGA
- a CDS encoding XrtA system polysaccharide chain length determinant — protein MEQLIQQLLSSLKGIWKYRWHALLVAWLVAIVGFIKVITLPDDFQTSARVFVDTQTILKPLLAGMTSVPNTEQQVAIMSRTLLSRPNVERVMRMVDLDLDSKTVREHEARLDELMSRIKITGTNAYDIYTISYSGRDPKLVRDVVQSLLTIFVEGSFQEKKGDSQKAVQFIDEQIKNYEDKLSAAENLVKEFKIRNNLLLPRQGIDYGSQLLMSSDSLNNAKLELVEAEQARKAIQSQIEGDEPVLDLEPNAASITNPELDERIATLNKNLDSLRMQFTELHPDIIASKRLIAQLEERKIEESKLKTASGDPGKNYSPMLQQLKVALTDADAKVAAIRARVQEYSARNERLLAQSNAVPEVESQLAQLNRDYVINKENYEKLIGRREAAKLSGELSSTTEMMAFKIIDPPTVQYAPVGPNRPLLFSAALGAALVAGIATALLISQVRPTFLSPAELRDATGLNVLGTVSMNWTPLQQVRRRRARYAFAGCLGSLFVLYGGVMTAALLKF, from the coding sequence ATGGAGCAATTGATACAGCAACTGCTTTCCAGCCTGAAAGGCATCTGGAAGTACCGCTGGCATGCGCTGCTGGTGGCGTGGCTGGTGGCGATAGTCGGCTTCATCAAGGTCATTACGCTACCCGACGACTTCCAGACGTCGGCGCGCGTGTTTGTCGATACGCAAACCATCCTCAAGCCGCTGTTGGCCGGCATGACCAGCGTGCCGAACACGGAACAACAGGTGGCCATCATGAGCCGCACCCTGCTCAGCCGCCCGAACGTGGAGCGCGTCATGCGCATGGTCGACCTCGACCTCGATTCGAAGACCGTGCGCGAACACGAAGCCCGGCTCGATGAGCTGATGAGCCGCATCAAGATCACCGGCACCAACGCCTACGATATCTACACCATCAGCTACAGCGGGCGCGACCCGAAGCTGGTGCGCGACGTGGTGCAAAGCCTGCTGACCATCTTTGTCGAAGGCAGTTTCCAGGAAAAAAAGGGCGATTCGCAGAAGGCCGTGCAATTCATCGACGAGCAGATCAAGAATTACGAGGACAAGCTGAGCGCGGCGGAAAACCTGGTGAAGGAATTCAAGATCCGCAACAACCTGCTGCTGCCGCGCCAGGGCATCGACTATGGCAGCCAGCTGCTGATGTCGTCCGATAGCCTGAACAATGCCAAGCTGGAACTGGTCGAGGCGGAACAGGCGCGCAAGGCCATCCAGAGCCAGATCGAGGGCGACGAACCCGTGCTCGATCTGGAGCCGAACGCGGCATCGATCACGAATCCCGAACTCGACGAGCGCATCGCCACGCTCAACAAGAATCTGGACAGCCTGCGCATGCAATTTACGGAATTGCATCCCGACATCATCGCCTCGAAGCGCCTCATCGCCCAACTGGAGGAGCGCAAGATCGAGGAAAGCAAGCTGAAAACGGCGTCCGGCGACCCGGGCAAGAACTACAGCCCCATGCTGCAGCAGCTGAAGGTGGCGCTGACGGATGCGGATGCCAAGGTGGCCGCCATCCGTGCCCGCGTGCAGGAGTACAGCGCGCGCAATGAGCGCCTGCTGGCGCAGAGCAATGCCGTGCCCGAGGTGGAATCGCAGCTGGCGCAACTGAACCGCGACTACGTCATCAACAAGGAAAACTATGAAAAGCTGATCGGTCGGCGCGAAGCGGCCAAGCTGTCGGGCGAACTCAGTTCCACCACCGAGATGATGGCCTTCAAGATCATCGACCCGCCCACGGTGCAATATGCGCCCGTCGGCCCGAACCGTCCGCTGCTGTTTTCCGCGGCGCTGGGCGCGGCCCTGGTGGCCGGCATCGCCACGGCTCTCCTGATCAGCCAGGTGCGCCCCACCTTCCTCAGCCCCGCCGAACTGCGCGATGCCACGGGCTTGAATGTGCTGGGCACGGTATCGATGAACTGGACGCCGCTGCAGCAGGTGCGCCGCCGCCGCGCCCGCTATGCGTTTGCCGGTTGCCTGGGCAGCCTGTTCGTGCTGTACGGCGGGGTCATGACGGCCGCGCTGCTGAAATTCTAG
- a CDS encoding FemAB family XrtA/PEP-CTERM system-associated protein, with product MHEASLPVDPAPSSAAIAVRFLQAHEHARWDAFVETCPEATFFHRAGWHTIMQQGFHHDSHFLYAEQDGRIAAVLPLAHVRSRLFGSSLVSLPFCVYGGIAGGSPAVRLALDEAALALARRLGVGHLEYRWCEVEDNAQGGWLHKPLYATFRRPLHPDAEQNLLAIPRKQRAVVRKAMAGGLHSAIDYDLQRFYPIYAASVHRLGTPVFARRHFALLRAVFADACEILTVYHGQQAQASVLLFYFRDEVLPYYGGGTPLARSTGANDFMYWEAMRRASARGYRLFDFGRSKLGTGAYDFKKNWGFTPQPLPYAYQLVRAKALPEVNPLNPKYALFIRAWRRLPLPLANLLGPHIVRQLG from the coding sequence ATGCACGAGGCCAGCCTTCCTGTCGATCCGGCGCCGTCCAGCGCCGCCATTGCCGTGCGATTCCTGCAGGCGCACGAACATGCGCGCTGGGATGCCTTTGTCGAGACCTGTCCCGAAGCCACCTTCTTTCACCGCGCCGGCTGGCACACCATCATGCAGCAAGGTTTTCACCATGACAGCCATTTCCTGTACGCGGAACAGGACGGGCGCATCGCCGCCGTGTTGCCGCTGGCGCATGTGCGCAGCCGCTTGTTCGGCTCGTCCCTCGTCTCGCTGCCGTTTTGCGTGTACGGCGGCATCGCCGGCGGCAGCCCGGCCGTGCGACTGGCCCTCGACGAAGCGGCGCTGGCGCTGGCGCGGCGCCTCGGCGTGGGGCACCTGGAATACCGCTGGTGCGAGGTAGAGGACAATGCCCAAGGCGGCTGGCTGCACAAACCCCTGTACGCGACCTTCCGCCGTCCCCTGCATCCCGATGCCGAACAGAACTTGCTGGCGATTCCCCGCAAGCAGCGCGCCGTCGTGCGCAAGGCCATGGCCGGCGGCCTGCACAGCGCCATCGACTATGACTTGCAGCGCTTCTACCCGATCTATGCGGCCAGCGTGCACCGGCTCGGCACGCCCGTCTTCGCGCGCCGCCATTTTGCCCTGCTGCGCGCGGTGTTTGCTGACGCCTGCGAGATCCTCACCGTGTACCACGGCCAGCAGGCGCAGGCCAGCGTGCTGCTGTTCTATTTCCGCGATGAAGTGCTGCCGTATTACGGCGGCGGCACGCCGCTGGCGCGCAGCACGGGCGCCAACGACTTCATGTACTGGGAAGCGATGCGCCGCGCCAGCGCGCGTGGCTACCGCCTGTTCGATTTCGGCCGCAGCAAGCTGGGGACCGGGGCATACGACTTCAAGAAGAACTGGGGTTTTACGCCGCAGCCGCTGCCGTATGCCTACCAGCTCGTGCGCGCCAAGGCCTTGCCGGAAGTCAATCCACTGAATCCCAAATACGCGCTGTTCATCCGCGCCTGGCGCCGTCTGCCGCTGCCGCTGGCCAACCTGCTGGGGCCGCACATCGTGCGGCAACTGGGCTAA
- a CDS encoding long-chain N-acyl amino acid synthase gives MSFEDEPIISFDTPGAFSDLVVGEGQIDPAMEHELDLQRFHIRMANSRGRREAASLLIRKMYGWRGYAVDPGIAHALNKITLFAETAGSTVGTMTLCLDNDETGLPADENFRDKLDVLREQGRRLCEPSRLAIDKGVSKRVFAALIHISYIYAHNIHGFTDYVIEVNPRHVVFYKRMLGFKDFGGERECTRVGAPAVLLRLDLDYMGAQIRKYGGMMEQHGGERSFYPFFFPTWDEPGITDRLRQGRN, from the coding sequence ATGAGCTTTGAAGATGAACCTATTATTTCCTTCGACACGCCAGGTGCTTTCAGTGACCTGGTGGTGGGCGAGGGCCAGATCGACCCGGCGATGGAGCACGAGCTCGACCTGCAGCGCTTTCATATCCGCATGGCCAATTCGCGTGGCCGGCGCGAGGCGGCCAGTTTGCTGATCCGCAAGATGTACGGCTGGCGCGGCTATGCCGTCGATCCAGGCATCGCGCATGCGCTGAATAAAATCACCCTGTTTGCGGAAACGGCGGGCTCCACCGTCGGCACCATGACCCTGTGCCTGGACAATGACGAGACGGGCTTGCCCGCCGATGAAAACTTCCGCGACAAGCTCGACGTGCTGCGCGAGCAGGGGCGCCGGCTGTGCGAACCGTCGCGCCTGGCCATCGACAAGGGCGTGAGCAAGCGCGTGTTTGCGGCGCTGATTCATATTTCTTATATTTATGCCCACAATATTCACGGCTTTACGGATTACGTCATCGAAGTCAATCCACGCCATGTGGTGTTTTACAAGCGCATGCTGGGTTTCAAGGATTTTGGCGGCGAGCGAGAGTGCACGCGCGTGGGGGCGCCGGCCGTCTTGCTGCGCCTGGACCTCGACTACATGGGGGCCCAGATACGCAAGTACGGCGGCATGATGGAACAGCATGGGGGTGAACGGTCGTTTTACCCCTTTTTTTTTCCGACATGGGATGAGCCAGGGATTACCGACCGGCTCAGGCAGGGGCGCAACTGA
- a CDS encoding XrtA-associated tyrosine autokinase: MSSKDSGKQEPTILGVAEAGVPYGPDVADGAAAAGNPQYRPLNLAWLAEQGMLTQEGGRSSVAEDFRIIKRPLLRQARASGDEAIHHGNLIVVTSAMPGEGKTYCAVNLAMSIAMEMDITVLLVDADVARPSVLKVLGLSPEPGLMDVLLDPQLAMGDVILKTNVANLSILPAGRSNKHATELLASRAMSRLLAEIASRYGDRVVVFDSPPLLITSEAHALVGQMGQVVMVVEAETTTQHAVKEALRQIEACEHIHLIYNKTKSFPGNDYYGYGYYD, translated from the coding sequence ATGAGCAGCAAGGACAGCGGCAAGCAGGAACCCACGATCCTGGGCGTGGCCGAGGCCGGCGTGCCCTATGGTCCAGATGTTGCGGATGGCGCGGCGGCGGCCGGCAACCCCCAGTACCGCCCGCTGAACCTGGCCTGGCTGGCGGAGCAAGGCATGCTCACGCAGGAAGGCGGACGCAGTTCGGTGGCCGAAGATTTCCGCATCATCAAGCGCCCGCTGCTGCGCCAGGCGCGCGCCAGCGGCGACGAGGCCATCCACCACGGCAACCTGATCGTCGTCACCAGCGCCATGCCCGGCGAAGGCAAGACGTATTGCGCCGTCAACCTGGCCATGAGCATCGCCATGGAAATGGATATCACGGTGCTGCTGGTCGATGCCGACGTGGCGCGCCCGTCCGTGCTGAAAGTGCTGGGCCTGTCGCCGGAGCCGGGGCTGATGGACGTGCTGCTCGACCCGCAACTGGCCATGGGGGACGTGATCCTGAAAACCAACGTGGCCAACCTGAGCATCCTGCCCGCCGGGCGCAGCAACAAGCACGCGACGGAATTGCTGGCCAGCCGGGCCATGAGCCGCCTGCTGGCCGAGATCGCCAGCCGCTATGGCGACCGCGTCGTCGTCTTCGATTCGCCGCCCTTGCTGATTACCAGCGAAGCGCACGCGCTGGTGGGACAGATGGGCCAGGTGGTGATGGTGGTCGAGGCGGAAACGACGACCCAGCACGCCGTCAAGGAAGCGCTGCGCCAGATCGAAGCGTGCGAACACATACATCTGATCTACAACAAGACCAAATCGTTCCCCGGCAACGACTACTACGGCTATGGCTATTACGACTAG